The proteins below are encoded in one region of Silene latifolia isolate original U9 population chromosome 2, ASM4854445v1, whole genome shotgun sequence:
- the LOC141629545 gene encoding organic cation/carnitine transporter 3-like isoform X1, with the protein MSRPIEMRNSSEAATPTSMSVEEIIEGSLGKMTCRQILQAILACIATIFDNQQTLISVFTDAHPPWHCTNNRECTASSNICSLPRADWAWTRNKHTTIISDWDLQCATSFTKGLPATCYFFGCLLGGFTLASLGDSSLGRKNLLVISCLTMSIAGVASGLAPGFWWYCAIRFICGVGRVSITVSSLVLLSERVGKKWRAQIVLLGFISLTIGFLSLTFIAFLARNSSWRDLYFWTSFPGILYAVLIYFFMFESPRWMFLQGRQNDALNILNKIGSTDHLARNTLKVEQGLPGNTNTNPFSSIKILVKKRWAIQRMIVTMVLCFGVGMMYFGMLLGVGRLGRNVYLSSFFNSLISLLASLLTYLFWIQRCNRRSSVLGFCTVSGATSIASIIVGKHHKIIQVGLELIALFCAGMVFNISFMYVVELFPTCVRNTAASLARQATIFATIFVPVLVVIGRKNDMFCPTFFGVTIVVCGLLVLTLPETRGKVLCDTMEEQEVTAKDSGFCGCI; encoded by the coding sequence ATGTCAAGGCCGATAGAGATGAGAAACTCGAGCGAGGCTGCAACTCCGACATCAATGTCGGTGGAGGAGATTATCGAGGGCAGCCTTGGAAAGATGACGTGCAGGCAGATTCTGCAAGCTATACTTGCTTGTATTGCAACCATTTTCGACAACCAACAAACATTGATCAGCGTCTTCACTGACGCTCATCCACCATGGCATTGTACTAACAATCGCGAATGCACCGCTTCTTCCAACATATGTTCTTTACCACGAGCTGACTGGGCGTGGACGCGCAATAAGCACACTACAATCATATCCGACTGGGATCTCCAATGTGCCACTTCATTCACTAAGGGCTTACCTGCAACTTGCTACTTTTTCGGGTGCTTGTTAGGCGGCTTTACGCTGGCGTCACTAGGTGACTCATCACTAGGACGAAAGAACCTTTTGGTCATATCATGTTTGACCATGTCTATTGCAGGTGTCGCCTCTGGTCTTGCTCCAGGTTTCTGGTGGTATTGTGCAATTCGATTCATTTGTGGGGTTGGAAGAGTGTCAATTACAGTTTCTTCTCTTGTCCTCTTATCTGAGAGGGTCGGGAAGAAGTGGCGAGCACAAATAGTCTTGCTCGGTTTCATATCCCTCACAATCGGTTTCCTTTCACTCACATTCATAGCATTCCTCGCTCGAAACTCTTCTTGGAGAGACCTTTACTTCTGGACTTCCTTTCCTGGAATTTTATACGCGGTATTgatttatttttttatgtttgaATCTCCTAGATGGATGTTCTTGCAGGGGCGACAAAACGACGCTCTCAACATACTTAACAAAATCGGGTCTACAGATCATTTGGCAAGAAACACGCTTAAGGTTGAACAAGGTCTACCGGGTAATACTAATACGAATCCGTTCTCTTCAATTAAGATTTTAGTGAAGAAGAGATGGGCTATACAGAGGATGATAGTCACAATGGTGCTTTGTTTTGGAGTGGGAATGATGTACTTTGGCATGTTATTAGGCGTTGGACGCTTAGGCCGAAATGTCTACTTGAGTTCATTTTTTAATTCTCTAATCTCTCTACTCGCCTCTCTATTAACGTATCTATTTTGGATCCAACGATGCAATAGAAGAAGCTCGGTTTTGGGTTTCTGTACAGTAAGTGGGGCGACAAGCATCGCTTCCATAATAGTAGGAAAACATCACAAGATTATTCAGGTGGGGTTAGAGTTGATAGCTCTCTTTTGTGCTGGTATGGTTTTTAACATCTCGTTTATGTACGTGGTCGAGTTGTTTCCAACCTGTGTTAGGAACACTGCAGCATCATTGGCGAGGCAAGCTACGATCTTTGCAACCATATTTGTTCCTGTTTTGGTGGTCATAGGCAGAAAAAATGATATGTTTTGTCCGACATTTTTCGGAGTGACCATCGTCGTATGTGGGCTTTTGGTTCTGACTTTGCCAGAGACAAGAGGTAAGGTGTTGTGTGATACCATGGAAGAACAAGAAGTTACAGCTAAGGATTCTGGTTTTTGCGGTTGCAtttaa
- the LOC141629545 gene encoding organic cation/carnitine transporter 3-like isoform X2 has translation MRNSSEAATPTSMSVEEIIEGSLGKMTCRQILQAILACIATIFDNQQTLISVFTDAHPPWHCTNNRECTASSNICSLPRADWAWTRNKHTTIISDWDLQCATSFTKGLPATCYFFGCLLGGFTLASLGDSSLGRKNLLVISCLTMSIAGVASGLAPGFWWYCAIRFICGVGRVSITVSSLVLLSERVGKKWRAQIVLLGFISLTIGFLSLTFIAFLARNSSWRDLYFWTSFPGILYAVLIYFFMFESPRWMFLQGRQNDALNILNKIGSTDHLARNTLKVEQGLPGNTNTNPFSSIKILVKKRWAIQRMIVTMVLCFGVGMMYFGMLLGVGRLGRNVYLSSFFNSLISLLASLLTYLFWIQRCNRRSSVLGFCTVSGATSIASIIVGKHHKIIQVGLELIALFCAGMVFNISFMYVVELFPTCVRNTAASLARQATIFATIFVPVLVVIGRKNDMFCPTFFGVTIVVCGLLVLTLPETRGKVLCDTMEEQEVTAKDSGFCGCI, from the coding sequence ATGAGAAACTCGAGCGAGGCTGCAACTCCGACATCAATGTCGGTGGAGGAGATTATCGAGGGCAGCCTTGGAAAGATGACGTGCAGGCAGATTCTGCAAGCTATACTTGCTTGTATTGCAACCATTTTCGACAACCAACAAACATTGATCAGCGTCTTCACTGACGCTCATCCACCATGGCATTGTACTAACAATCGCGAATGCACCGCTTCTTCCAACATATGTTCTTTACCACGAGCTGACTGGGCGTGGACGCGCAATAAGCACACTACAATCATATCCGACTGGGATCTCCAATGTGCCACTTCATTCACTAAGGGCTTACCTGCAACTTGCTACTTTTTCGGGTGCTTGTTAGGCGGCTTTACGCTGGCGTCACTAGGTGACTCATCACTAGGACGAAAGAACCTTTTGGTCATATCATGTTTGACCATGTCTATTGCAGGTGTCGCCTCTGGTCTTGCTCCAGGTTTCTGGTGGTATTGTGCAATTCGATTCATTTGTGGGGTTGGAAGAGTGTCAATTACAGTTTCTTCTCTTGTCCTCTTATCTGAGAGGGTCGGGAAGAAGTGGCGAGCACAAATAGTCTTGCTCGGTTTCATATCCCTCACAATCGGTTTCCTTTCACTCACATTCATAGCATTCCTCGCTCGAAACTCTTCTTGGAGAGACCTTTACTTCTGGACTTCCTTTCCTGGAATTTTATACGCGGTATTgatttatttttttatgtttgaATCTCCTAGATGGATGTTCTTGCAGGGGCGACAAAACGACGCTCTCAACATACTTAACAAAATCGGGTCTACAGATCATTTGGCAAGAAACACGCTTAAGGTTGAACAAGGTCTACCGGGTAATACTAATACGAATCCGTTCTCTTCAATTAAGATTTTAGTGAAGAAGAGATGGGCTATACAGAGGATGATAGTCACAATGGTGCTTTGTTTTGGAGTGGGAATGATGTACTTTGGCATGTTATTAGGCGTTGGACGCTTAGGCCGAAATGTCTACTTGAGTTCATTTTTTAATTCTCTAATCTCTCTACTCGCCTCTCTATTAACGTATCTATTTTGGATCCAACGATGCAATAGAAGAAGCTCGGTTTTGGGTTTCTGTACAGTAAGTGGGGCGACAAGCATCGCTTCCATAATAGTAGGAAAACATCACAAGATTATTCAGGTGGGGTTAGAGTTGATAGCTCTCTTTTGTGCTGGTATGGTTTTTAACATCTCGTTTATGTACGTGGTCGAGTTGTTTCCAACCTGTGTTAGGAACACTGCAGCATCATTGGCGAGGCAAGCTACGATCTTTGCAACCATATTTGTTCCTGTTTTGGTGGTCATAGGCAGAAAAAATGATATGTTTTGTCCGACATTTTTCGGAGTGACCATCGTCGTATGTGGGCTTTTGGTTCTGACTTTGCCAGAGACAAGAGGTAAGGTGTTGTGTGATACCATGGAAGAACAAGAAGTTACAGCTAAGGATTCTGGTTTTTGCGGTTGCAtttaa